The region CCGGATGTAAAAGAGTAGCGGAATCCCGATTCTTCAAGCGTTATAAGCGGAAAAGAAACAGAATAATGACGAATATAAGGCATATTTTCTTTGGCGGATATTAGCTGTAAATTATCCGCACCTATAATGTCCTCAAAACTGGGGATATTCCCACAAAGATCGGGATCATAATGATGATAAATCAATGCTTTGATTTGATTAGGCGAGATACCGGTCTGAAGTATTTTCATTAAGACAGTGGGAAAATCGGGGCGGCTTCCGCTGTCAATCAATACCGCCTCGCCATTATCGATAATAAGATAAGGATTACAATGCAGGTTTAATTCCATGTCATAGAATCCAACCCAATAAACATCATCAGCAATTTTTATTGGCTGGTCATAATTGAGGTTGAAGTTTATATTGCGATTCATGGATACACTCCTATCGGTGAGGTATTCCGTTTTTAACTGATTACTTATTCCTCCATATTCTGGGAAAGAATCGTATTTATTAAACAGTTACTATTGGAAATACAAAAACTTATTTAAGGGAGCTGTGAAAGAGTGTTTTCACATACCCCGGAATTGAAATATGTTATCTTTTTGCTATCAAGGGCATATAAATCAGCACTACGTGCTGACACAGATCTTAACCTAATTTTAGATTTTTTCCACCTTTTTTAATAATATAATATATTATTCTGATATTCCCCATATCAAAATTATGAGTAGTTAAAATTCGCAACAAGCTTGATGATAAATCAATATTACATATTCAAAGTCCTTTTACAAGTATTTTCTGCATGGCGGATTAACACTTGAGGATATCGGCAAGATATTCAAGCTAACGCGCGAGCGTGTGCGTCAGATTAAAGAGAAGGCATTGAGTCGTCTCAGGCATCAGAGTAGAAGTAAAAAATTAAGAACATATTTTATTGATCTCGTCCCCGAACATTGATCCTGATGGTATGTTAGTAAAAGGATCATAGTTTTTCCAACGTTTGATGTTCTAAAAATACCCTACGATTATGAATACCCATTAAAACTTCATTGCGCCGGAATTCAGATGGTTTATGATCTTTGCAGTTATCGGCATCATAAGCGAGCAAAATGAAATTTACAACTGTTTCCCGGGCTGAGCAGATCGCCCAATATGTGGCAGGGGAAGCCGTGCTAGTAGATTGTCGGGCTGTCGATGGATGCGGGACGTGTGAGGAATATTGGATTCAAACGGTCTGAGGATGCAGTTGTCCCATTGCTCATTAATCTTGGAAATGTTATTGCTTGAAATAGCCTCTTTTAGACAAAATTTTGTTGACAAACCCACTTTTTTATACTATCGTTCCGGCAGGTTCACCTTTCATCAGATAAATGAACCTTTTTGAATTTTACATTCTTCAATAACTCCAAGTAATACAAGCAATTTCTGCCATATTCTCTATTTCCTCCGTTTCAATAATTTCCCTTTATGAAGTCGTTTGACTTTTTTCTTCCCGCATATCTTCCCTGCTTTTCATGACCTCCGATTTTTTTGCACCGATACCCCGTAATCCGCTGCTTCATCCTTCATCCTTCTCTTTTTTCCTACTTCCACTTCCTGATATCCTGAAACCAGCCTTTCTTTTTCTCCCCGAGGGGATTACGCAGGGTGTAGGAGTCTTCGTTCACAAACCGGACATCCTCGATGGTGTAGAACGCCTGGGGGTTGAACCGTTTGATGGAATCGATCACATCCGGGATGTCGGAGCGCTTGA is a window of Candidatus Latescibacter sp. DNA encoding:
- a CDS encoding MBL fold metallo-hydrolase → MNRNINFNLNYDQPIKIADDVYWVGFYDMELNLHCNPYLIIDNGEAVLIDSGSRPDFPTVLMKILQTGISPNQIKALIYHHYDPDLCGNIPSFEDIIGADNLQLISAKENMPYIRHYSVSFPLITLEESGFRYSFTSG